A genomic region of Thermodesulfobium narugense DSM 14796 contains the following coding sequences:
- a CDS encoding transketolase, with protein MDDLQLREHAVNIRESIIEMITAAKSGHPGGSLSSVEIMVSLFFGKVMNYDPKNPQLESRDRFFLSKGHAAPVLYSTLAEAGYFDKSGLNTLRQLNSPFQGHPDMRKLPGIEASTGSLGQGLSISVGCALGLRLKGLSSHVFTLLGDGELEEGQVWEAAMAASHFKLDNLTAIVDRNKLQIDGFTEEVMSLEPLADKWHAFGWNVLELNGHSFDELIPALQKAKKRSDKKPLVIIAHTIKGKGVSFMENMCDFHGKAPSEEQAKIAYSEIRECDVQ; from the coding sequence TTGGATGACTTGCAATTGAGAGAACATGCAGTAAATATAAGAGAATCAATAATTGAAATGATTACTGCTGCAAAATCAGGACATCCAGGCGGTTCGCTTTCTAGTGTAGAGATAATGGTTTCTTTATTTTTTGGGAAAGTTATGAACTATGATCCTAAAAATCCCCAATTGGAATCTAGAGATAGATTTTTCCTTTCAAAGGGGCATGCTGCACCAGTTCTATACTCTACTCTTGCGGAGGCTGGCTATTTTGATAAATCTGGACTCAATACTTTAAGACAATTAAATAGTCCGTTTCAAGGACATCCAGATATGAGAAAGTTACCTGGGATAGAAGCGTCAACAGGATCTTTGGGTCAGGGGTTATCTATTTCTGTTGGTTGTGCTTTGGGTTTAAGATTAAAAGGCTTAAGTTCTCATGTCTTTACCCTATTGGGAGACGGAGAATTAGAAGAGGGTCAGGTTTGGGAAGCTGCAATGGCAGCAAGTCACTTTAAGTTGGATAATCTGACTGCAATTGTTGACAGAAACAAACTTCAAATAGATGGTTTTACAGAAGAGGTAATGTCATTGGAACCATTAGCTGATAAATGGCATGCTTTTGGCTGGAATGTTTTAGAATTAAATGGGCATAGCTTTGACGAACTAATACCTGCTCTCCAAAAAGCAAAAAAAAGAAGTGACAAGAAACCTTTAGTGATTATTGCTCATACCATAAAGGGTAAGGGAGTTTCCTTTATGGAAAATATGTGTGATTTTCATGGGAAGGCTCCAAGCGAGGAGCAAGCAAAAATAGCATATTCTGAAATAAGAGAGTGTGATGTTCAATGA